CGCAGCTTCTCTCTTCATACGGAGGGGGATTAAATCCACTTACAGCACTCAATATGTCACGAGAAAATGAGCAGGGGGATGAAGGAAGTTTGTACCCTTGTAGAATGTAAAGTCTGTTCCTGGAAACACAGTTCCAACTGGAGTCCAAGGAGCACTGCAGTATGTTTAAgttggaaaacacacagaatcaaCTGGCCGAGAAGGTAAACATGGCTGACAGACATTTCACTACCGATTAATGTGTATAAAGCAGGAACTACTGTAGAGTTTCTTTTGGCATACGTCACCTGTGACGATACAACAGGTGGATCAGATTcagtccagctgcagctctgactgacTCACAATCAGTTTCACACAGGAAGGCAACGTTtgatggacagacaggatgGATGTGTGCTTTTCGTGTCGTCTCTCTGCATGGTCCGAACCCGCAGAGTCACACTCGTCTCCTCTCGGCTGCTTTTAAATGGCGCTTCCGTTCATGGCGGCGTACTTCAGGCCCGACAGGTTGTTGCTGGACGAGCTGGCGTCTTGCGGCGAGGTGCCAACTTCAAACACTTCGTGGATGGCTTTCCGGAAACAGTGGAAGTTATACTCTAtcaaacctaaaaaaaaaaagaaaaaagaaagaataacacatttaaatgttaagtaCAGTCTCCAAAGCCCTGTTTGCATGGGAATAGTATTACATGAGGATCTCCAGTATTTTGTAATAATCACAGAGATCATGtctgtaatttgtaaagtaaaaaaatccACCACAAATTACCTACAATAATCCACCAAACACAGCGGTCATGTCATAATATTACGTTAGATATTCAAGTGCAGCCACAGAGCATCTGTTGACCTAAATGAgctgcaaatgtgtatttacGCTGGtaacacatgcagaaagtgGGAAAAACAACCCCTGACTGTATCATTAACTCGGCCGCTGGAGAAAACGCTGATGTTACGCAGAGCCCTGACTTCATGTCCGAGGGATGATGTCATGTGAAATGATCTCATTCGTGTATGATAACAAGATCAACGCCACCTCTTTACACCGCTCTCTAGTCTGTACGCAAAATGTGAGGCTACAGCCAACAGCAggatagcttagcttagcttagcatgaagagtATTTCTTGACTGGTTGTCTGTCAGCTTCTCTAGAAAAACAATCCTTGAGAAAGCACTTTTGCAATTACAAGCTTCTGAGTGTCATCTGCACATTCTgcttctggttttttttttgtgttgctgcgtttctgctgctttgtttgttttctgcaaataaatacatcaaagtGCTTTTTTTACACTTAACTTGAAATACTATCTGTGCCGTCATCTGTAAGtcagcaaacaacaaaactgcatcagatgaaaatctaaaaaacaacatgtaccACTTTGCTACAGTTTCCAGACTGAGTGATATGTTTCCTCAAGATGGTGTGAAATGATGTGTAGCAGgctttgaagtgtgttttctcttgttttgtggGTTGTTCAGATCAGCAGTCATGTTTATAAAGCCCGCCATATTAAAAAGACAGCGTATTTCAATAACACAACAGGGtgtctgcatttaaataaacattttgcttCACTAATAACCGTGTTCAGACCCTGCTGCACGCTGTCATCGTCTGTACTGTGTCTTATTACGGGTCAATGCATTTTACTTTATCAtacgttttgtttttaaaatccataTTTGTAACGACAGCTGTCAAATAATAACAAGTGAGTAAAACTGTATCTCCCTGACATGTAATGGAGTGCAAGTATACAGTAACATGAAATAATATACTCAAATAAAGCACAAGTACTTCAGTTTGTACTGAAGCACAGAACTCGAATAAATCGAAGTTACACTCTGCAGAATATCTTTTGAGCTGGCAGCTTCACACTTGAATGAGACATTTAGTACATCCTGTGTCATCAAACCTGTCTCACAGATTTACCCATTTATACAGTCTGAAACTACCCACCTTTCCTCTCGAAGCTCTCCTCTCTGAGGATGCAGACGAGCGCGAGGAACTTTGTGACCTCTTTCAAATAAAGCACTGTAGTGTTGTTCAGCTTGATAATAGCCAAAGACTCCTTGTCATAGGCGCAGCCGCTGCCATCCGGCATGAGCCTGCcaagaaagagaagacagaaggaCACTTTTAAACGTCgcaaaaagaaaggaaacaatcACTGCCAACACGCAGAATATAAATCCTCTCACCCGTAAATGCAGGAGACGTCGATGACCACGTCGATCATGTCGCAGCAGAGCTCGTAGGACTGCATGTCCACGGGAGAGCTGTCAGTGGCGATGTAAATCTTGCTAACAACATCGAACAGGAAGGCTTTCTCGATCCCTGAATGCtgcaaaacattaaacaaaaagatATTTATTAGAGTGGGTTAAGAAAAGACACTTTATTATGTAGTTAAACAATGTCAATAAAAGGAAACAACgtacagagatgaaaatgttcaaaaggtTCTCCAGCGTTGGCAACTGTGGAATGAGCTTCTGGACGACTTTACTGAAGGCCTCGAATATGGAGTGGTCGTAGATGCTGGTCAAGTAGAAGCTgaggagggaaaggagaaaAGTGTgaagtacaaaaataaacaaagtcacCAAATAAGCCTCAGCGCAAACGCTGCAAGACTGGTGATGTCGTGTCTGCTTCAGGAGAGGATGAAACAATGTACCGATTTAACCGCTCCACAGTCATATAACCTCGACCAACTTACACATCAAATCTGGCAGCTCCATTTGAGAGCTGACCCCTGAACTTCATCAGGAAGACTGTGAGACATGACAAGATGTGTATATCAAGCAATGATGGAGGAACCTTTTCATATTATGCTGTATTGTTTATGTATTCAGGCCATTCATCACACAGCAAAACTTTTCGTCTTGTTGGATGATGCTCGGATGCTGTTCGTGAAGGCGTGGGTAACATCACTGCAGGCTTTAAAACAGAGTCAAACAGCCTTTTCCCAACGTGGAAAACCCACAAATCTAACCGTGATGGAAACTGAGAGCAGTATGACCAGTTTCTGTTCACTGTTCTGAGGCTCTCAGCTCCGCTTCTGAATGTCAATGAAGTCGGCCGAATTGCATTTGAAGCAGGTGCTGGTAAAGCAGATGTTCTCACTTCATACGTGAGAATAAAACCTATGGCTCATGTCAGATGTTACAAGAGTTTAGAGTGGGGCAGCTGCTCTGTCTATAGATAACAAGAAAAGCACAAGTCACAAGCATATTGCAAATTAAAGCGTGGAAGTATTGAATATGTGTCTCTTGTTAGCAGCTGATATAACTGCACAAGCTGGTAGATCATTTTGTGCGTCTGTTGCTGGAAAAGAGGCTGATGAGAGCAAACACAAAAGGTCAGGAAACCaattttattaaaacattaacaagTGCAGATTTAAGGCACATTATGCAGATTCACAgactgataataataaaaagtgacTTGACAATGTCAGTAAAGCTCACACAGCAGGCTCGTGTTTAATGCCTGtgaagaaaatgatttaaaaaaaaacaactgctgacCTTTGTAAAGATTCAGTAAACAGCTGAATATAATTCGAGCAAACAGGCAGAATTGACAGAACAAGGTGGgactgttttctctgctgctgccataAAGTAATTTTCTCCTTCCAGTGCATTAAATATCTCTGAGAAACATTCTGCAGTTTGTGAACTCAGTTCTGAGGCACTAACACTTCTCTCAAGAGCTCGAACAAGACCATCCTGTTAGACtacaattttaaaaattaaCTTGGTTTCTAAGAATGACCAACAGCGGTACGTGGCACACACTGACCTGAGGTGAAGCTTCTCCAGGCTGGCATCTGCCAGATCATCATTGGCCCTCTGGTGaatgtctctt
This window of the Acanthopagrus latus isolate v.2019 chromosome 3, fAcaLat1.1, whole genome shotgun sequence genome carries:
- the rragcb gene encoding ras-related GTP binding Cb → MSIQYEEPALAGSYDVVGSFPKSFGYGVEEPDMEESSASADKPRILLMGLRRSGKSSIQKVVFHKMSPNETLFLESTNKIYKDDISSSSFVNFQIWDFPGQVDFFDPTFDSEMIFKGTGALIFVIDAQDDYVEALGRLHLTVSRAYKVNPDINFEVFIHKVDGLSDDHKIETQRDIHQRANDDLADASLEKLHLSFYLTSIYDHSIFEAFSKVVQKLIPQLPTLENLLNIFISHSGIEKAFLFDVVSKIYIATDSSPVDMQSYELCCDMIDVVIDVSCIYGLMPDGSGCAYDKESLAIIKLNNTTVLYLKEVTKFLALVCILREESFERKGLIEYNFHCFRKAIHEVFEVGTSPQDASSSSNNLSGLKYAAMNGSAI